One stretch of Prunus persica cultivar Lovell chromosome G1, Prunus_persica_NCBIv2, whole genome shotgun sequence DNA includes these proteins:
- the LOC18793683 gene encoding zinc finger protein CONSTANS-LIKE 5 produces the protein MGIQAGGWRTMAGGLVAKPCDSCKNSAAVLFCRADSAFLCLTCDAKIHAANKLATRHERVWMCEVCEQAPASVTCKADAAALCVTCDADIHSANPLSRRHDRVPVEPFFDSAESIIVKSAAASSSVDSLNFLLPNGAVPSHTKDDENDAASTWLIPNLNFNSKLQMDIAPDIIKSSELFFPEMDSLLEFDYPNPIHHDISGSGTDSVVPVQPDPLPPPSLNINRVSAEQNCFDLEFCRSKLSSSFSYPTQSLSQSVSSSSVEVGVVPDGNSMSDISYPFGRNANHNVSDPSAQVSATTANQVATQLSGLDREARVLRYREKRKNRKFQKTIRYASRKAYAETRPRIKGRFAKRTETEIEAVDNIYGSAQGAFIPETYGVVPTF, from the exons ATGGGAATCCAAGCCGGTGGTTGGAGGACAATGGCTGGCGGCCTAGTCGCGAAGCCGTGCGACTCGTGCAAGAACTCCGCCGCGGTGCTGTTCTGCCGAGCCGACTCGGCTTTCCTCTGCTTGACCTGCGACGCCAAGATCCACGCAGCCAACAAGCTGGCCACGCGCCACGAGCGCGTCTGGATGTGCGAGGTCTGCGAGCAGGCTCCTGCGTCAGTCACGTGCAAGGCCGACGCCGCCGCCCTCTGCGTCACGTGCGACGCCGATATCCACTCCGCCAACCCCCTCTCCCGCCGCCATGACCGGGTCCCGGTCGAGCCGTTCTTCGACTCGGCCGAGTCTATCATCGTCAAGTCCGCCGCCGCCTCCTCCTCTGTCGACTCCCTCAATTTCCTACTCCCAAACGGCGCCGTTCCGTCTCACACTAAAGACGATGAAAACGACGCGGCGTCGACCTGGCTTATCCCCAACTTGAATTTCAACTCGAAGCTCCAGATGGATATTGCTCCGGATATCATCAAGTCCTCCGAGTTGTTCTTCCCCGAAATGGACTCGTTGCTGGAGTTCGATTACCCGAACCCGATCCACCACGATATTTCGGGTTCAGGTACGGACAGTGTTGTTCCGGTTCAACCCGACCCGCTACCACCCCCTTCACTCAACATCAACCGCGTCTCTGCCGAGCAAAATTGCTTCGACCTCGAATTTTGTAGAAGCaagctttcttcttccttcagcTATCCAACTCAGTCGCTCAGCCAAAGC GTTTCCTCGTCGTCCGTGGAGGTTGGAGTTGTTCCTGACGGAAACTCCATGTCCGATATATCGTATCCTTTCGGCCGAAACGCGAACCATAACGTTTCGGATCCCAGCGCACAGGTCTCGGCGACCACCGCGAACCAAGTGGCCACACAGCTCAGCGGACTCGACAgggaggctagggttttgaggtacagagagaagaggaagaaccgAAAGTTCCAGAAGACCATCAGGTACGCTTCGCGGAAAGCGTACGCCGAAACTCGCCCGAGAATCAAAGGCCGGTTCGCGAAACGCACCGAAACCGAAATCGAGGCCGTTGATAACATCTACGGCTCCGCTCAGGGGGCCTTTATTCCCGAGACATACGGCGTCGTTCCGACGTTCTGA